From a single Miscanthus floridulus cultivar M001 chromosome 8, ASM1932011v1, whole genome shotgun sequence genomic region:
- the LOC136474478 gene encoding probable WRKY transcription factor 12, with the protein MQAYMEGGQLSACLPGFFVPDHYAAFPLPLLLQLPSQPNNKLFQMPFVVDQEETKNHGGMLSSDHCGELYPLPALPFVSSSGAATATACGGKPTAGFMPSTIGAEEVCTSVTTKLGCNESNSTWWKGSAAATIAERGKMKVRRKMREPRFCFQTRSDVDVLDDGYKWRKYGQKVVKNSLHPRSYFRCTHSNCRVKKRVERLSTDCRMVMTTYEGRHTHSPCSDDASSADHTDCFSSF; encoded by the exons ATGCAGGCATATATGGAGGGAGGGCAGTTGAGTGCTTGCCTTCCTGGCTTCTTTGTGCCGGATCACTACGCCGCCTTCCCTCTTCCTCTCCTGCTACAACTCCCTAGCCAACCAAACAACAAGCTTTTCCAGATGCCGTTTGTAGTTGACCAGGAAGAGACCAAGAACCATGGCGGGATGCTCTCCTCCGACCATTGTGGTGAACTATACCCGCTGCCGGCACTGCCCTTCGTCAGCAGCTCCGGCGCCGCCACCGCAACAGCATGCGGTGGGAAGCCTACGGCCGGTTTCATGCCCAGTACTATTGGCGCTGAGGAG GTCTGCACCTCGGTGACTACTAAATTAGGTTGCAACGAGAGTAATAGCACATG GTGGAAGGGCTCAGCAGCTGCGACGATAGCGGAGAGAGGGAAGATGAaggtgaggaggaagatgagggaaCCGAGGTTTTGCTTCCAGACCAGAAGCGACGTGGATGTACTGGATGATGGCTACAAGTGGAGGAAGTACGGGCAGAAGGTTGTCAAGAACAGCCTCCACCCAAG GAGCTATTTCCGGTGCACTCACAGCAACTGCCGCGTGAAGAAACGGGTGGAGCGGCTGTCGACGGACTGCCGCATGGTGATGACCACGTACGAGGGCCGCCACACGCACTCTCCCTGCAGCGACGACGCCTCCTCCGCCGACCACACCGATTGCTTCAGCTCCTTCTGA